The Fervidicoccus fontis Kam940 DNA window CCTATAGCGTATTAAAGACTGATCAATAAAGGTTTGGGAGAGATGGAACAGGCAGAGGAAAAAAGTAATATTAAAACAATAGATCTGCAGGATATGGTAGTTGGAAAGCACGTATACGGGAATCTCTACGACATGGATCCGAAGATATTGGGTGATGAGGAGTACATAAGGAACATAATGCTTGAAGCTGTGAAGAAGGCGAACGCAACTTTATTTGATGTGCGCAGCTGGTCCTTCCCAGGAAAGAAGGGAGGAGTGAGCGTTCTAATTCTAGTCCTCGAGAGCCACCTAGCAATCCACACGTGGACCGAGTACAGGTACGCCACTCTTGACATCTATACATGCGGCCCTCACACTCATCCAGAAGCTGCTTTCGACTTCGTAGTTGAGAAGCTCAACCCGAAGAAGGTAGTGAAGCACAAGACTTTTAGGCTTAGCAACGTCGAGGCTGAGCCGCTGCTGGACTACTGAAAAATTTCAAGCTAAAGTTTTTTGATCTCAAATGCTCAAATATTCCATCCACCATTTTTTTAGGTTCTTCAAATATTTTTATTTCGGTGCTTCTTCTTTCATCTATATATGGAGATAGCGCTTTCAGCTCATCTGTTGGAAGTCCTAGATTGCTGAGGACGAATACAGGGATCCCCTCAGCGTATGCTACGATCGCCTCCAAAAACGTTCCCGAAGATCCTCCTAGTACTGCCAAAACTTCTGAAGATCTGACGAAGGGAATGCTCCTTCCCCTCATGCTCATCCCGGTCCTTATCAATATTGCCTCCTTCGGGTAGTCCACATCGCTCTCCCTCTCAAGAGGGGGGAAGAGGATCACCTTTAAGCCCTTCCTTATCGCTTCATCTACGGCGACCTTCATTATTCCCCAGTACCCTCCCAAGAGAAGATAGACCTCAATCCCCTCGCTAACACTCCTTTGATAAACTTCATCTACAAACTCAATTGCCTTTTTCCTGTGATCTTCGCTGGAAATAGAGCTGTGGGCCGCGATTCCGATCTTCGCGATCATTTTAAAGCATCTCATGTTTTTTAATAAGGGGAAAAGTCAGAGGCGCCGGGGGGAGGGCTCGAACCTCCGACCACCGGGTTAACAGCCCGGCGCTCTACCCGCTGAGCTACCCCGGCCCTACTTCAGAACATTTAATATTATTAAGTTAAAAGGTTTTTTAAGCTTTTCTCGAACCCGCTGGAACTCTCTTCGAGGGTTCTGCTTTCAATTATATCCGAGACTTTCGAGAGGGAGAAGAGGAATGCAGAGACTTTGAAGACCAGCTGATAGCGTATGGTTGGCTCGTCCAGGAATCCGCGGGTGGAGTGAGACAGCTCGTGCTCTATGTTGGGAGGAGGATCGAATGGAGCGCCGAGTACAGCGGGAGCCTCCACAGGAGGGGGCATGGCTGGTTAGAAAGTTGCTTGCTCTGCGGGAGAGCAGCAGGCCTCCCCCACCTCTTAGAAATGCGAAGTGCTCGTACTGCTCCTTCAGGAGGATCTGCTTGGAAGAAGGAAATGCTATCATCCTGTAGAGAGGAAGGGAGATGTGAAAGGCGGAGAGAAAGCTATTTTTCCTCCCTTAGCAGTGCATTGATCGGGAAGCAGCTTTCGACAAATCTGTTCCTTTTATGAGTGAGTACAGAAGAGGGGATCAAGAGATCATCAACTTCCTCAAAAATTTGATCAGCAAGAAGATAAGGGTCTGCTTCATAAGCTCCTACTGGAGGCTCGCTCTATACATGCAACAGTGCTCAAAGACGATGTGATGTTTCTCGAACCTTCTGAACTTATAGAGGAGAGTAGAGCATGCGCAGAGGACGCACAGGCTTCATGCTGAATCTGGCATCCTATTGCAGCGGGATCACGATTAGAATAGGAGGAAGGGAATACGATTCAAGCCCGAGAAGATAGAGGAAAAAATCTTCAAATGCCAGAGCTGAAGGCCTCATCTCCTATTTTATTCTTACCACCAAATATTTTTCAGATTCAATCATGAGGGCTACTCTTTAGCTCTAAAGCGCTTTCCTGGGAACTTTCTTTTTTATGTTGAGAGTATTCTTCTTTCTTGAAAGATGCGAGGAACTGATAGAGGCTCACTGAGACGGCGAAGAGGTTTACCATAGCGAAGAGCACCTCTCTGCTGAAAAGTGCATAGAGGAAGAGGAAGAAGCTTCCAGCCGAGTATATTCCACTCAGAGATCTGGGAGGGATATTCTTTATTGTGGTAACCCATGCGAATGATATGAGCAGCATTCCAACAATTCCCAAGAAATCAGCGAGCACTAATTATTCACCAACAAGTTTTAAAAGGCGGAAACAGTTATAAGTTTTTACCATAGGCTTTCATCTTTCTGCTTACTGCTTTTCATCATTTCCTCAACCGCATTTGAAACTTTTTCTAGAAAAGTTCCTGCTTTTTCCCTAACAACGAGCTCCGCATCTTTATCTAGATGCGTCGGGCTTTCATTTATTATAAATAGCTTGGCTCCGTGATCCAAAGCGATCTCAGGTATAAGAGCTGCCGGATACACCGAAAGGCTCGATCCGACGACAATGATGAGCTTGGAGCTTTTTGCAAGGGAGAATGCGGATGAAAGTTCCTCGCTCGGAAGGGGCTCTCCAAAGTAAACTACAGCTGGCTTCAAAATCCTGCCGCACTTCGGACATCTAGGTACCCTCTTCTCCCTAATAAAATCCTCAATGAAATCCTTTATATCTCCGTGAAATC harbors:
- a CDS encoding lysine decarboxylase: MIAKIGIAAHSSISSEDHRKKAIEFVDEVYQRSVSEGIEVYLLLGGYWGIMKVAVDEAIRKGLKVILFPPLERESDVDYPKEAILIRTGMSMRGRSIPFVRSSEVLAVLGGSSGTFLEAIVAYAEGIPVFVLSNLGLPTDELKALSPYIDERRSTEIKIFEEPKKMVDGIFEHLRSKNFSLKFFSSPAAAQPRRC
- a CDS encoding NAD-dependent protein deacylase, which produces MSAEEKLAKTLIDAGGKALFFTGAGASTESGVPDFRGPQGLWKRIPPEVFDIDLFYRDPEYSWRIYAEYVYSQISRASPNRAHIVIAELESLGLVEAVITQNIDKLHQKAGSKKVIELHGTYDKVQCLRCGFHGDIKDFIEDFIREKRVPRCPKCGRILKPAVVYFGEPLPSEELSSAFSLAKSSKLIIVVGSSLSVYPAALIPEIALDHGAKLFIINESPTHLDKDAELVVREKAGTFLEKVSNAVEEMMKSSKQKDESLW
- the speD gene encoding adenosylmethionine decarboxylase, which translates into the protein MEQAEEKSNIKTIDLQDMVVGKHVYGNLYDMDPKILGDEEYIRNIMLEAVKKANATLFDVRSWSFPGKKGGVSVLILVLESHLAIHTWTEYRYATLDIYTCGPHTHPEAAFDFVVEKLNPKKVVKHKTFRLSNVEAEPLLDY